One window from the genome of Flavobacterium agricola encodes:
- a CDS encoding tetratricopeptide repeat protein encodes MISRNKILLTSMCFAAAATHAQESSIYTYELVHFDNALNLYQNKQFLQAQILFDQVIKEDLPLDIKADCAYYSAQCAIRLDQYGADVLMEDFVANYPTSSKQAQAYYEVASYYFNQNSYAKALKYFDKVNERNLSNTEREQFYFQKGYCYFAAKNKKDAERYFNRIVNSENFGAQAKYYIGYMAYEVDNYKQATEMFGSDQVKNKYQDSMGYFQADMNFKLGNFEKAIEVGTAQLSKANAQEKSDLNKIIGESYFNLQKYPEALPYLSQYKGKNGKWNNVDFYQLGYTYYKQGDYDNAIAQFNKILQGQDHVAQNAYYHLGESYLKKDQKLQALNAFKMASEMSFDPKIQEDAHLNYAKLSYEIGNPYQSVPEVLMVYIKNYPNSSHKAELEQLLINSYISSKNYKEALRLLENNRAPQNRIIYQKVAFYRGLELYADGDYTGAYDFFNKVISEAKDPEYTARAIFWKGETEYTLTKYNDALQSFRLFETLPDAAKVRENKNFNYNMAYAYFKVKDYENAAKYFQKYIDGYKKDDKMRYNDAYLRMADSYFVSSKYWPAMESYNKAIQLGTIDADYAAYQKAISYGFVSKNDRKIEDLTTFIKTYPNSTYTAEAMYELGNTYVNENKVNEAVKAYDNLIAKFPSSLLVGKSKLRQGLAYYNSNQNDKALEKFKKVAAEHPNTEEAVQAVETSRLIYMDLGKVNEFAEWVKTLDFIEISSAELDNDSYNSALKQYQQNNVKQAINGFTSYLAQFPNGLHVLKANFYLAEMYFADGLYNNAAKYYEEVVGKNRNEFTEQSLVRLSEIYNKEKNNPKSIKIFKRIESEADFPQNVNYAQANLMKAYYGTEDFVNAEKYANKVLSNTKVDDKIKSDAQIIIARSAVKTENWAKAQQAYSNLQKIATGELAAEALYYDAYFKNLDKKYAESTAAVQKLAKDYSGYKYFGSKGLIIMAKNFFATDDAFQATYILESVIKNFSSYPDVVEEAKQELAHIKGEAAQTNSSITN; translated from the coding sequence ATGATAAGCCGTAATAAAATTTTATTAACCTCAATGTGTTTTGCGGCTGCCGCAACGCACGCTCAAGAATCTAGCATTTATACCTATGAGCTAGTACATTTTGATAACGCCTTAAATTTATACCAAAACAAACAATTTTTACAAGCTCAAATTTTATTTGATCAGGTAATAAAAGAAGATTTACCTTTAGATATTAAAGCCGATTGTGCGTATTACAGCGCGCAATGTGCCATTCGTTTAGATCAATACGGTGCTGATGTTTTAATGGAAGATTTTGTGGCTAATTACCCAACATCATCTAAACAAGCGCAAGCGTATTACGAGGTTGCTTCGTATTATTTTAATCAAAATTCGTATGCAAAAGCATTAAAATATTTTGATAAGGTTAACGAACGTAATTTATCTAATACAGAACGCGAGCAATTTTACTTTCAGAAAGGTTATTGCTATTTTGCTGCAAAAAATAAAAAAGATGCCGAGCGTTATTTTAATCGCATTGTAAATTCTGAAAATTTCGGAGCTCAAGCCAAATATTATATAGGTTACATGGCTTACGAAGTAGATAATTACAAGCAAGCTACCGAAATGTTTGGTAGCGATCAGGTTAAAAACAAATACCAAGATTCTATGGGCTATTTTCAGGCCGATATGAATTTTAAACTAGGTAATTTTGAAAAAGCGATCGAGGTTGGAACTGCACAACTTAGTAAAGCAAATGCGCAAGAAAAATCGGATTTAAATAAAATTATTGGAGAATCGTACTTCAATCTGCAAAAATATCCAGAAGCTTTACCGTATTTATCTCAGTATAAAGGTAAAAATGGTAAATGGAATAATGTTGATTTTTACCAATTAGGATATACGTATTACAAACAAGGCGATTACGACAATGCCATTGCGCAGTTTAATAAAATTTTACAAGGGCAAGATCACGTAGCGCAAAACGCATATTACCATTTGGGTGAAAGTTATTTAAAGAAAGACCAAAAACTTCAGGCTTTAAATGCTTTTAAAATGGCTTCAGAAATGAGTTTTGATCCTAAAATTCAGGAAGATGCTCATTTAAATTACGCCAAATTAAGTTACGAAATCGGGAATCCGTACCAATCGGTTCCGGAGGTTTTAATGGTTTACATTAAAAATTATCCAAACAGCTCGCACAAGGCCGAATTAGAGCAGCTGTTAATCAATTCATACATTTCTTCTAAAAATTATAAAGAAGCACTGCGTTTGTTAGAAAACAATCGTGCGCCTCAAAATCGCATCATTTATCAAAAAGTTGCTTTTTACCGTGGATTAGAATTGTATGCAGATGGCGATTATACCGGTGCTTATGATTTTTTTAATAAAGTAATTAGCGAAGCTAAAGATCCGGAATATACCGCACGTGCTATTTTCTGGAAAGGAGAAACCGAATATACGCTTACTAAATATAACGATGCGTTACAAAGTTTTAGACTGTTTGAAACCTTGCCAGATGCGGCAAAAGTTCGCGAAAACAAAAACTTTAATTACAACATGGCATATGCGTATTTTAAAGTAAAAGATTATGAAAACGCAGCAAAATATTTCCAAAAATATATTGACGGTTATAAAAAAGACGATAAAATGCGTTACAACGATGCGTATTTACGTATGGCAGACAGCTATTTTGTTTCGTCTAAATATTGGCCAGCTATGGAATCGTACAACAAAGCAATTCAATTGGGTACAATTGATGCCGATTATGCTGCGTACCAAAAAGCAATTTCGTACGGATTTGTTTCTAAAAACGATCGTAAAATTGAAGATTTAACCACTTTTATAAAAACATATCCAAATTCTACCTACACGGCCGAAGCTATGTACGAACTTGGAAATACGTATGTAAATGAGAACAAGGTAAACGAAGCCGTTAAAGCTTATGACAATTTAATTGCAAAATTCCCATCAAGCTTATTGGTTGGTAAATCTAAATTGCGTCAAGGTTTGGCTTATTACAACAGCAACCAAAATGATAAAGCTTTAGAAAAGTTTAAAAAAGTTGCTGCCGAACATCCAAATACCGAAGAAGCTGTTCAGGCGGTAGAAACTTCGCGTTTAATTTATATGGATTTAGGTAAGGTTAATGAATTTGCTGAATGGGTTAAAACGTTAGATTTTATCGAAATCTCATCGGCTGAATTAGATAACGATAGCTACAATTCTGCTTTAAAACAATATCAACAAAACAATGTAAAACAAGCAATTAATGGTTTTACAAGTTATTTGGCGCAATTCCCTAACGGATTACATGTATTAAAAGCTAATTTTTATTTGGCCGAAATGTATTTTGCTGACGGTTTATATAACAATGCAGCTAAATATTACGAAGAAGTTGTAGGTAAAAACAGAAACGAATTTACCGAGCAATCGTTAGTGCGTTTAAGCGAAATTTACAACAAGGAGAAAAACAATCCGAAATCAATCAAAATATTTAAACGTATTGAATCTGAAGCAGATTTTCCTCAAAACGTAAATTACGCACAAGCAAACTTAATGAAAGCGTATTACGGAACTGAAGATTTTGTAAATGCCGAAAAATATGCAAACAAAGTTTTAAGCAATACCAAAGTTGACGATAAAATAAAATCGGATGCGCAAATTATTATTGCACGTTCGGCTGTTAAAACCGAAAATTGGGCTAAAGCACAACAAGCTTATAGCAATTTACAAAAAATTGCTACCGGCGAATTGGCTGCAGAAGCGTTGTATTATGATGCGTATTTTAAAAATTTAGATAAAAAATATGCCGAATCTACAGCAGCGGTTCAAAAATTAGCTAAAGATTATTCGGGTTATAAATATTTTGGTTCTAAAGGATTAATTATCATGGCGAAAAACTTTTTTGCTACAGATGATGCCTTTCAGGCAACTTACATTTTAGAAAGCGTAATTAAAAACTTTAGCTCGTACCCAGATGTGGTAGAAGAAGCTAAGCAAGAATTAGCGCATATTAAAGGCGAAGCTGCTCAAACCAATTCATCTATTACCAACTAA
- a CDS encoding porin family protein — MKSYKILGLLFLASTQFFAQKKDENIGVEIVNIVKPYSPTISDAFKAKEVPVIEDNVNTQKQEIEYNIFSFPVASTFTPSKGLAKAIDPPKKETYFQNYVRLAGGNYGTIDGEAALSYAVNRTDYLALFANHRSSTGGIKDLYLDDKYSLSNAKLYYGSKSRYMDWKVGLGYKRNMFNWYGLPSQIETWVDPTVFDNLNVKNVYSTFGVDGQFTADNSILEKGEFFFKHFRDKKDSQENHFFIKPTASFEAGGFDIEADFIVDYLNGSFARGYQNFLNPMKQDYTLMNFGVQPRVSYVFNDDIHVKAGVGVFYSNTKHNGDSDNKLYIYPQVTASYAIVDGILVAFAGLEGGLQQNSFASLVDRNPFVSPTQYLQPTSNTYDLYAGLNGKIASNVSFNVKGGYKRQSNYAFFVNNLVLSPSLATNDFQPYEYGNSFKALYSDLKTLQVSGNIQYDITKESHVGVFGEVNSYTTSQAEAWNLPTVKIGAETNVKVTDKWFAGAKLFYVGERYGNENVAITDPAMNTVIESNTITLKSYFDLNFNLLYKHNDQLSGFVKLNNVTGQDYMRYNNYPVQGFQFLLGASYNFDF; from the coding sequence ATGAAATCATATAAAATATTAGGATTATTATTTTTAGCATCAACCCAATTTTTTGCACAGAAAAAAGACGAAAATATTGGAGTTGAGATTGTAAATATTGTAAAACCATATTCACCAACTATTTCTGACGCTTTTAAAGCCAAAGAAGTTCCGGTGATTGAAGATAATGTAAACACCCAAAAGCAAGAAATAGAATACAATATATTCTCGTTTCCGGTAGCATCAACTTTTACGCCTTCTAAAGGATTGGCAAAAGCAATTGATCCGCCCAAAAAAGAAACTTATTTTCAAAACTACGTGCGTTTAGCAGGTGGTAATTACGGAACCATTGATGGCGAAGCTGCCTTAAGCTACGCGGTTAACCGTACCGATTATTTAGCTTTGTTTGCCAACCACCGCTCATCTACGGGCGGAATTAAAGATTTGTATTTAGACGATAAATATTCGTTAAGCAATGCAAAACTTTACTACGGCAGCAAATCTAGATATATGGATTGGAAAGTTGGGTTAGGGTACAAGCGCAATATGTTTAATTGGTACGGATTGCCAAGTCAGATTGAAACTTGGGTTGATCCAACAGTTTTTGATAATTTAAACGTAAAAAACGTGTACAGCACTTTTGGTGTTGACGGACAATTTACAGCCGATAATAGCATTTTAGAAAAAGGAGAATTCTTTTTTAAACATTTTAGAGATAAAAAAGATTCGCAAGAAAATCATTTCTTTATTAAACCAACAGCAAGCTTTGAAGCCGGCGGATTTGATATTGAAGCCGATTTTATTGTGGATTACTTAAACGGATCGTTTGCTCGTGGGTACCAAAACTTTTTAAACCCAATGAAGCAAGATTATACGTTAATGAACTTTGGGGTGCAACCACGCGTTTCGTACGTTTTTAATGATGATATTCACGTAAAAGCAGGCGTTGGGGTATTTTATTCTAATACCAAACACAACGGCGATTCAGACAATAAACTTTATATTTATCCGCAGGTTACCGCATCTTATGCTATTGTAGATGGAATTTTAGTTGCCTTTGCTGGTTTAGAAGGAGGTTTACAACAAAATTCTTTCGCTTCGTTGGTTGACAGAAATCCTTTTGTTTCACCTACGCAATATTTACAACCAACCTCAAATACGTACGATTTGTATGCTGGTTTAAACGGAAAAATTGCAAGTAACGTTTCGTTCAACGTAAAAGGAGGATATAAAAGACAGAGTAATTATGCCTTTTTTGTAAATAATTTGGTTTTATCACCAAGCCTTGCGACGAATGATTTTCAGCCGTACGAATACGGAAACTCATTTAAAGCTTTATACAGCGATTTAAAAACCTTACAAGTTAGCGGTAATATTCAGTATGATATTACAAAAGAATCTCATGTAGGTGTTTTCGGAGAAGTTAATTCGTACACAACAAGCCAAGCCGAAGCATGGAATTTGCCAACAGTAAAAATTGGTGCCGAAACCAATGTTAAAGTAACCGACAAATGGTTTGCTGGTGCAAAATTATTTTATGTAGGCGAACGTTATGGTAACGAAAATGTTGCAATTACAGATCCTGCTATGAACACGGTAATTGAATCCAATACCATTACCTTAAAAAGTTATTTTGATTTAAACTTTAACCTGTTGTATAAGCACAACGATCAGCTTTCTGGATTTGTGAAATTAAACAATGTAACCGGGCAAGATTATATGCGTTATAACAATTATCCGGTTCAAGGTTTTCAATTTTTATTGGGCGCAAGCTATAATTTTGATTTTTAA
- a CDS encoding cell division ATP-binding protein FtsE produces the protein MQPSILSLKNVFIYQDESLIIKDINLEVKPGEFIYLIGKTGSGKSSFLKTLYADLPLVEGEASIVDFDLKTLKEKDIPFLRRNIGVVFQDFKLLPDRNIFKNLDFVLQATGWKDAEERKNKIVEVLQKVGMTHSSGKMPHQLSGGEQQRVAIARALLNNPDIILADEPTGNLDPHTSVEIMEVLRDINKLGKTIVMVTHDYAILLKYPSKTLKCEDQSIFEVIQRS, from the coding sequence ATGCAACCATCTATTTTATCATTAAAAAACGTATTTATTTACCAGGACGAATCTTTAATTATTAAAGATATTAATCTGGAAGTGAAACCTGGAGAATTTATTTATTTAATTGGAAAAACAGGTTCGGGAAAAAGTTCGTTTTTAAAAACCTTATATGCCGATTTACCTTTGGTTGAAGGTGAAGCTAGTATTGTTGATTTTGATTTAAAAACTTTAAAAGAAAAAGATATTCCGTTTTTACGTCGTAACATCGGAGTGGTTTTTCAGGATTTTAAATTATTACCCGATCGAAATATTTTTAAAAACTTAGATTTTGTTTTGCAAGCAACCGGCTGGAAAGATGCCGAAGAAAGAAAAAATAAAATTGTCGAGGTTTTACAAAAGGTTGGCATGACGCATAGCAGTGGAAAAATGCCGCATCAATTATCTGGTGGTGAACAGCAGCGTGTAGCTATTGCACGTGCTTTGCTTAACAACCCAGATATTATTTTAGCTGACGAACCTACCGGAAATTTAGATCCGCATACCAGTGTAGAAATTATGGAGGTTTTACGCGATATTAATAAACTTGGCAAAACCATTGTTATGGTAACTCACGATTATGCCATTTTATTAAAATATCCATCTAAAACGTTAAAATGCGAAGATCAATCTATTTTTGAAGTTATTCAGCGTTCTTAA
- the gyrB gene encoding DNA topoisomerase (ATP-hydrolyzing) subunit B, with protein MSEEIKNNYSADSIQALEGLEHVRMRPSMYIGDIGVRGLHHLVYEVVDNSIDEALAGHCDTIKVIINENNSITVEDNGRGIPVDIHKKEGVSALEVVMTKIGAGGKFDKDSYKVSGGLHGVGVSVVNALSVHLHATVFKDGKIWEQEYAKGKANYPVRQVGETTKRGTTVTFLPDDSIFTQTIEYNYDTLASRMRELAFLNKGIVIVLTDKRVVNENGEVKSETFHSEEGLVEFVKYLDQTRTPIINHVISMETDKGDVPVEVALVYNDSYSENIYSYVNNINTHEGGTHLQGFRMGLTRTLKKYADASGLLDKLKFEISGDDFREGLTAIVSVKVAEPQFEGQTKTKLGNREVVSPVSQAVADMLEAYLEEHPNDAKIIVQKVILAAQARHAAKKAREMVQRKTVMTGGGLPGKLSDCSEQNPEKCEIFFVEGDSAGGTAKQGRDRNFQAIMPLRGKILNVEKAMHHKVFESEEIRNIFTALGVTIGTEEDSKALNLSKLRYHKVVIMTDADVDGSHIATLILTFLFRYMRELIEKGYVYIATPPLYLVKKGNKKEYAWNEEERLELVEKMPGATIQRYKGLGEMNAEQLWETTLNPEHRTLRQVTIDNFAEADRVFSMLMGDEVPPRREFIEQNAVYAKIDA; from the coding sequence ATGAGCGAAGAAATTAAGAATAATTATTCAGCAGACAGTATTCAGGCCCTAGAAGGTTTAGAACACGTGCGTATGCGTCCTTCCATGTATATTGGTGATATTGGAGTTCGAGGTTTACACCATTTAGTTTACGAGGTGGTTGATAACTCAATCGACGAAGCTTTAGCAGGACATTGTGATACAATTAAAGTAATTATTAACGAAAATAATTCGATAACTGTAGAAGATAACGGACGTGGAATTCCTGTTGATATTCATAAAAAAGAAGGTGTTTCTGCTTTAGAAGTTGTAATGACAAAAATTGGAGCAGGAGGAAAGTTTGATAAAGATTCGTATAAAGTTTCTGGTGGGCTTCACGGTGTTGGGGTTTCTGTAGTAAACGCACTTTCTGTTCATTTGCATGCAACGGTTTTTAAAGACGGAAAAATCTGGGAACAAGAATATGCAAAAGGAAAAGCAAATTACCCGGTTCGTCAAGTAGGTGAAACTACAAAACGAGGTACCACAGTAACCTTTTTACCAGACGATTCTATTTTTACACAAACCATAGAATACAATTACGATACATTAGCATCACGTATGCGTGAATTAGCCTTTTTAAATAAAGGAATTGTAATTGTTTTAACCGATAAACGTGTGGTAAATGAAAACGGTGAGGTAAAATCTGAAACGTTTCATTCTGAAGAAGGATTAGTAGAATTTGTTAAATACTTAGATCAAACCCGTACGCCAATCATCAACCACGTAATTTCAATGGAAACGGACAAAGGTGATGTTCCGGTTGAGGTTGCATTGGTTTACAACGATTCGTACTCAGAAAATATTTATTCGTACGTAAATAACATTAATACCCACGAAGGAGGAACCCATTTACAAGGTTTCCGTATGGGATTAACACGTACATTAAAAAAATACGCAGATGCATCCGGATTATTAGATAAATTAAAATTCGAAATTTCTGGAGATGATTTCCGCGAAGGATTAACTGCTATTGTTTCGGTTAAAGTTGCCGAACCACAATTTGAAGGACAAACTAAAACCAAATTAGGAAACCGTGAGGTTGTATCTCCTGTTTCTCAAGCGGTAGCAGATATGTTAGAAGCTTATTTGGAAGAGCATCCTAACGATGCTAAAATTATTGTTCAAAAAGTTATTTTAGCAGCTCAAGCACGCCATGCAGCCAAAAAAGCGCGTGAAATGGTGCAGCGTAAAACGGTTATGACCGGAGGTGGTTTACCAGGTAAACTATCAGATTGTTCAGAACAAAATCCTGAAAAATGTGAAATTTTCTTTGTCGAAGGGGATTCGGCGGGTGGAACTGCAAAACAAGGTCGTGATCGTAACTTTCAAGCAATTATGCCATTACGTGGTAAAATTTTGAATGTTGAAAAAGCAATGCACCATAAAGTTTTTGAAAGCGAAGAAATTAGAAATATTTTTACAGCTCTTGGTGTAACTATTGGTACTGAAGAAGATTCTAAAGCATTAAATTTAAGTAAATTGCGTTACCATAAAGTTGTAATTATGACGGATGCCGACGTTGACGGTTCTCACATTGCAACCTTAATTTTAACTTTCCTTTTCCGCTACATGCGTGAATTAATTGAAAAAGGATATGTTTACATTGCAACGCCACCTTTGTATTTAGTTAAAAAAGGAAACAAAAAAGAATATGCCTGGAACGAAGAAGAACGCTTAGAATTGGTTGAGAAAATGCCAGGAGCAACTATTCAGCGTTACAAAGGTCTTGGAGAAATGAACGCGGAACAACTTTGGGAAACAACATTAAACCCTGAGCACCGTACGTTAAGACAAGTAACAATTGATAATTTTGCAGAGGCAGATCGTGTGTTTTCTATGTTAATGGGTGACGAGGTTCCGCCGCGTCGTGAATTTATAGAACAAAATGCGGTTTATGCTAAAATTGATGCATAA
- a CDS encoding RDD family protein, translating to MEYIKINSSQNVVIDFKLANLAERIVAFFIDIALIIGYLWLLYWVIVPAFFASNQNTIIDYFSDSSRITSLYYVVFIVITALPVIFYSLLFELFLNGQTPGKIVMRIKVMKIDGMQMSFLDYLIRWMFRLIDIYLLYGIVAVLSILISKKGQRLGEIASGSATVSIKRRAHIKDTIFTELQLDYSPTFPQVILLTDNDMRLIKENYIIAKKNKDKVLLGKLSTKVLDVLEITNPFNTQDEFLNVIIKDYNYYTQYN from the coding sequence ATGGAATATATAAAAATTAACTCCTCTCAAAATGTTGTTATCGATTTCAAATTAGCAAATTTGGCAGAGCGAATCGTAGCTTTTTTTATTGATATTGCTTTAATAATTGGTTATTTGTGGCTTTTGTATTGGGTTATTGTTCCGGCTTTTTTTGCTTCAAATCAAAATACGATTATTGATTATTTTTCTGATTCTAGCCGAATAACATCGTTATATTATGTTGTTTTTATTGTAATTACTGCTTTACCAGTTATTTTTTATTCGTTACTGTTTGAGTTATTTCTGAACGGTCAAACCCCTGGAAAAATTGTGATGCGAATTAAAGTAATGAAAATTGATGGCATGCAAATGTCTTTTTTAGATTATTTAATTCGTTGGATGTTTCGATTGATAGATATTTATCTGCTTTACGGAATTGTTGCTGTGCTAAGCATTTTAATTTCTAAAAAAGGACAACGATTGGGCGAAATTGCTTCTGGATCTGCAACCGTTAGTATTAAACGCCGCGCGCATATAAAAGATACTATTTTTACTGAATTGCAACTGGATTATTCGCCAACTTTTCCGCAGGTTATTTTATTAACAGATAACGACATGCGTTTAATTAAAGAAAATTATATTATAGCTAAAAAAAATAAAGACAAAGTTTTACTTGGTAAATTAAGTACAAAAGTTTTAGATGTTTTAGAAATTACCAACCCGTTTAACACCCAAGATGAATTTTTAAACGTAATTATTAAAGATTATAATTATTACACGCAATACAATTAA
- a CDS encoding SdpI family protein has protein sequence MFELPTSLFAMPFFCGLFFMLVGIIMYNFPPKKVNYFYGYRTESSMKSLPRWHFAQKYAAKALALLGAFFILISCLGFFIKLTPKQESYFGMLLFFASIALLIYFVERAIKKKFLYEDQ, from the coding sequence ATGTTTGAATTACCTACCTCATTATTTGCAATGCCTTTTTTTTGTGGTTTGTTTTTTATGCTTGTTGGAATTATTATGTACAATTTTCCACCTAAAAAAGTAAATTACTTTTACGGCTATCGTACCGAAAGTTCTATGAAAAGTTTACCGCGATGGCATTTTGCCCAAAAATACGCAGCTAAAGCGCTCGCATTATTAGGTGCATTTTTTATTCTAATAAGTTGTTTGGGCTTTTTTATAAAACTTACTCCAAAACAAGAAAGTTATTTTGGTATGTTATTATTTTTTGCAAGCATAGCATTATTAATTTACTTCGTAGAACGTGCTATAAAAAAGAAGTTTTTATATGAAGATCAGTAA
- a CDS encoding DUF4129 domain-containing protein — MAKKLNFSINTWVITLLLLLVNNAMVFADSGIHNPVKKTEFAEKYSNLTYDEAPTEKKVANESQQKSSFEYKPYYQYLWIGLLILIVGGIAYLLVSNKFGFFNLRSKVDAEKIENAEKHINELNLDDLLNQARNNGDNQALIRFYFLKVIKTLADHKHINWEPQKTNATYYYEIKQPQLQKDYEYASYLYNYVWYGKFTLNSEQLQQAENHFKSMLNNKQL, encoded by the coding sequence ATGGCAAAAAAACTCAATTTTTCGATAAATACTTGGGTAATAACCTTGTTGCTGTTGCTTGTTAACAATGCCATGGTATTTGCCGATTCTGGGATTCATAACCCAGTAAAAAAAACAGAATTTGCAGAAAAATATTCAAACTTAACATACGACGAAGCTCCGACTGAAAAAAAAGTAGCAAACGAAAGTCAGCAAAAATCATCATTTGAATACAAACCATATTATCAATACCTATGGATTGGTTTACTAATTTTAATTGTTGGTGGAATAGCTTACCTTTTAGTTTCTAACAAATTTGGCTTTTTTAACTTACGATCAAAAGTTGATGCAGAAAAAATAGAAAATGCTGAAAAACACATTAACGAATTAAATTTAGATGATTTGCTTAACCAAGCACGAAATAATGGAGATAATCAGGCATTAATTCGGTTTTACTTTTTAAAAGTTATAAAAACCTTGGCCGACCATAAACATATTAATTGGGAGCCACAAAAAACAAATGCAACTTATTATTACGAAATAAAACAACCGCAACTGCAAAAAGATTATGAATATGCCAGTTATTTATACAACTACGTTTGGTACGGAAAGTTTACTTTAAATTCCGAACAATTGCAGCAAGCAGAAAATCATTTTAAATCCATGTTAAACAATAAACAATTGTAA
- a CDS encoding stage II sporulation protein M, with product MREIAFIKQNKETWQEFEQIVVNKTQKDPDALAAIYLKLTNDLAFAQTYYPKSKITTYLNNLTALLFLRIYKKKRNNSEDILTFFKIDVPLLAYKYRYYMYLAFGLYAIFMAIGIISALYNEEFVRYILGDYYVDMTLVNIENGNPVAVYKGSDEVLSSFSITTNNLLVGAKMYLYGFLCGIGTLYILLTNSIMVGAFQTFFYTHGVFLESVRGIWLHGSMEIFAMVIEASAGLIMAGSILFPGTYSRLESIKKGFLNSFKIFISTLPFTVAAGLIEGFVTRWSKEMPNSVNYLIIAITLGCISFYYLIYPILCAKKYQFQNITTK from the coding sequence ATGAGAGAAATAGCATTTATAAAGCAAAATAAAGAAACTTGGCAGGAATTTGAGCAAATTGTGGTAAACAAAACGCAAAAAGATCCGGATGCCTTGGCTGCTATTTATTTAAAGTTAACCAACGATTTGGCCTTTGCACAAACATATTACCCAAAAAGTAAAATTACAACCTATTTAAATAACCTAACTGCTTTATTATTTTTACGTATTTACAAAAAAAAACGCAACAACAGCGAAGATATTTTAACTTTTTTTAAAATTGATGTGCCTTTGCTTGCTTATAAATACCGATATTATATGTATTTAGCGTTTGGGCTTTATGCTATTTTTATGGCTATTGGTATTATTTCTGCTTTGTATAACGAAGAATTTGTACGTTATATTTTAGGCGATTATTATGTAGATATGACATTGGTAAATATTGAGAATGGAAATCCGGTTGCGGTTTACAAAGGTTCTGACGAGGTTTTATCCAGCTTTTCTATAACCACCAACAACTTATTGGTAGGAGCAAAAATGTATTTATACGGTTTTTTATGCGGCATCGGAACCTTATATATATTATTAACCAATTCAATAATGGTTGGAGCCTTTCAAACCTTTTTTTACACCCACGGTGTGTTTTTAGAAAGCGTTCGCGGAATATGGTTACACGGAAGCATGGAAATTTTTGCTATGGTAATAGAAGCCAGCGCTGGTTTAATTATGGCCGGAAGCATCTTATTTCCTGGAACTTATTCAAGATTAGAAAGTATAAAAAAAGGGTTTTTAAATAGTTTTAAAATCTTTATAAGCACTTTACCTTTTACTGTTGCCGCAGGTTTAATAGAAGGTTTTGTAACCCGCTGGTCGAAAGAAATGCCGAATAGCGTAAACTATTTAATCATTGCAATAACATTGGGATGTATTAGTTTTTACTACCTTATTTATCCTATTCTTTGTGCTAAAAAATATCAATTTCAAAACATAACAACAAAGTAA